In Fusarium fujikuroi IMI 58289 draft genome, chromosome FFUJ_chr08, one genomic interval encodes:
- a CDS encoding related to OYE2-NADPH dehydrogenase (old yellow enzyme), isoform 1, whose product MGDIIDAGASSKLFTPLDIGNGKVHLKHRIIHAPLTRNRGTPVNTESTPEKPNRLWVPNDLMVEYYSQRATDGGLIISEGLPPSLEGNGMPGVPGIFLPEQVEGWKKVVSAVHSKGGYMYAQLWHSGRANIPQLTGTPTLAPSATPWDDPHETFAYPPPHSTTPVKIADYPPIEMTVDKIKSTISDYVNAAKNAIEAGFDGVEVHGGNGYLVEQFLSSNINKRTDHYGGSEEKRCNFAIELMEELANAIGQENLAIRLTPFGLFNQARGEKRVETWSHLCRELKSRLPKLSYVSFVEPRYEQIFSEEEKQKFLGSWGLPTVDLSLFRSIFGDTPFFSAGGFNDVTSWGVVESGKYDGLLYGRYFISNPDLVERLRNGWPLQAYDRKTFYGPFEDNAVGYTDYQFYKKE is encoded by the coding sequence ATGGGCGATATCATCGATGCCGGagcttcttccaagctctTCACTCCTCTTGACATTGGAAATGGAAAAGTCCATCTCAAGCACCGCATTATCCATGCACCTCTGACTAGAAATCGGGGAACTCCGGTGAACACTGAGTCTACGCCTGAGAAGCCCAACCGACTCTGGGTTCCTAATGACCTGATGGTCGAATACTATTCTCAACGAGCAACCGATGGTGGCCTCATTATTTCTGAGGGCCTTCCACCCTCACTTGAGGGTAACGGAATGCCAGGCGTTCCAGGTATTTTCCTACCTGAACAGGTAGAAGGCTGGAAGAAGGTTGTTTCTGCTGTCCATTCCAAAGGAGGCTATATGTATGCCCAGCTTTGGCACTCCGGTCGCGCCAACATTCCCCAATTGACGGGGACTCCTACTCTGGCCCCCTCGGCAACACCATGGGATGACCCTCACGAGACCTTCGCATATCCTCCACCTCACAGTACCACGCCCGTTAAGATTGCAGACTATCCGCCCATCGAGATGACCGTGGATAAGATCAAGAGTACTATCAGTGACTACGTCAATGCCGCAAAGAATGCCATTGAAGCTGGTTTCGACGGTGTCGAAGTCCACGGTGGAAACGGATACCTTGTCGAGCAATTTCTCTCgtcaaacatcaacaaacgAACGGACCACTATGGCGGTTCCGAAGAGAAAAGATGTAACTTTGCAATTGAACTGATGGAGGAACTAGCCAATGCGATTGGCCAAGAGAACCTGGCTATTCGTCTAACCCCTTTTGGCCTGTTTAACCAGGCCCGTGGCGAGAAGCGCGTCGAAACCTGGAGCCACCTATGTCGTGAACTGAAGTCCCGCTTGCCCAAGCTTTCATATGTTAGTTTCGTTGAGCCAAGATATGAGCAGATCTTctcggaggaggagaagcagaagttCTTGGGCTCTTGGGGTTTACCTACCGTTGATCTGTCGCTGTTCCGTTCCATCTTTGGGGATACGCCATTCTTTTCCGCTGGTGGATTCAATGACGTTACCTCATGGGGTGTCGTCGAGAGTGGAAAGTATGATGGTCTGTTGTATGGAAGGTATTTTATCAGTAACCCTGACTTGGtggagagattgaggaaTGGATGGCCGTTGCAGGCGTATGATCGAAAGACGTTTTATGGGCCCTTTGAGGACAATGCCGTTGGATATACGGATTATCAATTCTACAAAAAGGAGTAG
- a CDS encoding related to lipase/acylhydrolase, whose translation MKVAVLTLFMTAVSAASLPSYRFVGRVNPATKQLTWPSTGVAFTFKGTTASIKIDGITGTSSADLIIDGGSPILIKNIEGTSISTPKLTKGTHTVELRKRSEASFGVFRVTGVNTDGQLVENVAPKRKIEIIGDSITVGYGLDGVNPCVDSAVLQDNSKTYGAVAARALKADYSVVAWSGKGLIRNYAQNPPDTSPTMPVLYTRYGANDADNSFTFPSSWVPDAVVINLGTNDFSYLNVRQPVNPADLTKALVKLVKSIQPHYPKAQFFFVSSPLLSDYYPTAADAQKSTHVKVLKDAMQQLAGVKTHLVDWPTQGSDSGCDYHPNAATQAKGGALLEASIKAALGW comes from the exons atgaaggtggCTGTGTTGACCCTCTTTATGACCGCTGTGTCGGCAGCTTCACTGCCT AGCTATCGATTTGTCGGAAGAGTGAACCCGGCGACCAAGCAGCTCACTTGGCCGAGCACCGGAGTTGCCTTCACTTTCAAGGGAACTACCGCTAGTATCAAGATCGACGGTATCACCGGCACATCAAGCGCAGATCTGATTATCGACGGTGGCAGTCCGATCCTCATTAAAAATATAGAGGGAACGTCGATCTCGACTCCAAAGCTCACAAAGGGTACCCATACCGTTGAACTTCGCAAGCGGTCCGAAGCATCTTTCGGTGTCTTCCGGGTTACAGGCGTTAACACGGATGGCCAACTGGTCGAGAACGTAGCACCAAAGCGCAAGATTGAGATCATTGGAGACTCCATCACCGTTGGCTACGGTCTTGATGGCGTTAATCCTTGTGTCGACTCAGCTGTTCTGCAGGACAACAGCAAGACATATGGTGCTGTTGCAGCGAGGGCTTTGAAGGCGGATTATAGTGTCGTTGCGTGGAGTGGCAAGGGTCTTATCCGCAACTATGCCCAGAACCCTCCTGATACTTCACCAACGATGCCAGTTCTCTACACGCGATACGGAGCCAACGATGCCGACAACAGCTTCACGTTTCCCAGTTCGTGGGTTCCCGACGCTGTTGTGATCAACCTTGGCACGAATGACTTTAGTTACCTCAACGTGCGCCAGCCAGTCAACCCAGCAGACCTGACTAAAGCTCTGGTTAAGTTGGTCAAGAGTATACAACCACACTACCCGAAGGCTCAGTTCTTCTTTGTGTCCTCTCCGCTCCTCAGCGATTACTACCCTACCGCGGCTGATGCGCAGAAGTCCACACATGTCAAAGTACTCAAGGATGCTATGCAGCAGCTGGCTGGTGTCAAGACCCATCTGGTTGATTGGCCTACTCAGGGTTCTGATTCAGGATGTGACTATCACCCAAATGCTGCTACGCAGGCCAAAGGCGGTGCGCTCCTCGAGGCCTCAATCAAGGCAGCTCTAGGATGGTGA